The proteins below come from a single Mya arenaria isolate MELC-2E11 chromosome 6, ASM2691426v1 genomic window:
- the LOC128237172 gene encoding transient receptor potential cation channel subfamily A member 1 homolog: MMMMSEAGQLNLLVHPVVKGLRQHKWSRFARTFYYVFFVIYAVYLAFLTAYVVMTPPPFAINQTTCGDYYETGYRRPVSLHVVKTFLYVLTSLNVFKELIQLIMRRLHYFNFVNIMEIIIFVTSFLFVIDFNGCQFFTNYRYTPFSTAPNAILRTSVMMIGELDFNGVFHDDVVHYWITYAFFCIFLIVMTIVLMNLMIGLAIDDIKAVQDHAKLKGIQMKVKLVLDVERLLLSVSKMRYCGKFIWPPGWYIDVYVDSFDSLEEMKNALSKNAEKYENQVEINQNKMIHKQKTLKKAMKTMKIEMDKQGVILEEIKRKLFEETSTE; encoded by the exons TCTGAAGCTGGACAGTTGAATTTACTCGTCCATCCAGTTGTGAAGGGCCTGCGTCAGCATAAATGGAGCAGATTCGCGAGGACTTTTTACTACGTCTTCTTTGTCATTTATGCGGTTTACTTAGCGTTCTTGACGGCATACGTTGTTATGACACCACCCCCATTCGCAAT AAACCAAACAACCTGTGGCGACTATTATGAGACTGGATACAGAAGGCCAGTTTCATTACACGTGGTCAAAACGTTTCTGTACGTTCTCACAAGTCTCAACGTCTTCAAAG agCTTATACAACTAATTATGCGACGTTTGCACTATTTCAATTTCGTCAACATCATGGAAATCATTATCTTCGTAAccagtttcttatttgtgatcGATTTTAACGGATGCCAATTCTTCACCAACTACAGATAC ACGCCATTTTCAACGGCGCCAAACGCTATTCTTCGCACATCCGTAATGATGATCGGCGAACTGGATTTTAACGGTGTCTTTCATGACGACGTGGTCCATTACTGGATCacatatgcatttttctgtATATTCCTGATTGTGATGACCATTGTTTTAATGAACTTGATGATTGGTCTTGCAATTGATGACATCAAAGCTGTACAAGACCATGCAAAACTCAAAGGGATACAAATGAAG GTGAAACTTGTTCTTGACGTCGAAAGGCTTTTACTGAGTGTTTCAAAGATGCGTTATTGTGGTAAATTTATCTGGCCACCAGGATGGTACATTGATGTTTACGTAGACTCGTTTGATAGCTTAGAAGAAATGAAAAACGCTCTTTCCAAAAATGCAGAAAAG tatgaGAATCAAGTTGAAATAAACCAGAACAAGATGATACATAAACAGAAAACGCTCAAGAAAGCAATGAAGACAATGAAAATAGAAATGGACAAACAGGGAGTAATACTGGAGGAAATTAAGCGAAAACTATTCGAAGAAACCAGCACTGAATAA